A stretch of Lathyrus oleraceus cultivar Zhongwan6 chromosome 6, CAAS_Psat_ZW6_1.0, whole genome shotgun sequence DNA encodes these proteins:
- the LOC127091301 gene encoding serine/arginine-rich splicing factor RS40 isoform X1 gives MKAIFCGNFEYDCRESELERLFRRYGKVDRVDMKAGFAFIYMEDERDADAAIRALDRIEFGRKGRRLRVEWTKQERGIRRPAERPKRSSANARPSKTLFVINFDTNHTRTRDLERHFEPYGKIVSVRIRRNFAFVQYESEDDASKALEATNMSKLLDRVISVEFAAKDDDVRRNGHSPERGRDRQRDRSLDGRRSPSPYRRERGSPDYGHGSSPYKRQRSSPDYGHGNSRSRSPYRRERGSPVYGRRSISPYRRERDDSVPVHVNSRSPNHKERGRTNRSPSHSLEEGETQKGHGSDLSPEEGERIDPKKGPRFGHSPEEGERIDPRKGHESDHSPYVAVKGSPENGHYQRHSPDTIRNPSPYKDSRGSPRPDAKGNPGPCNDYGGSPNTMPEPRDSPNYGGPESPMHEQSQSQSPPAEE, from the exons ATGAAAGCTATTTTCTGTGGAAATTTTGAATATGATTGCCGGGAATCTGAGCTGGAGCGGCTTTTTAGACGATATGGCAAGGTCGATAGGGTGGATATGAAAGCTG GATTTGCTTTTATTTATATGGAAGATGAGAGAGATGCTGATGCTGCAATTCGTGCTCTCGATCGGATAGAATTTGGTCGGAAGGGGCGTAGACTCCGTGTAGAATGGACAAAG CAAGAACGTGGCATTCGAAGGCCTGCTGAGCGCCCAAAAAGATCTTCAGCTAATGCGAGACCATCAAAGACCCTATTTGTAATTAATTTTGATACAAACCATACCAGAACAAGGGACTTGGAGAGGCACTTTGAGCCATATGGTAAGATAGTCAGTGTGAGGATCAGGAGGAATTTTGCATTTGTTCAGTATGAATCAGAAGATGATGCTTCCAAAGCCCTGGAAGCTACAAATATGAG CAAGTTGTTGGATCGGGTTATTTCAGTTGAATTTGCTGCCAAAGACGACGATGTCAGGCGAAATGGACATAGCCCGGAGAGAGGCCGTGATCGTCAGCGTGACAGAAGCCTTGATGGAAGGCGATCGCCCAGTCCTTATCGTAGAGAAAGGGGTAGTCCTGATTACGGCCATGGGTCTAGTCCATATAAGAGGCAGAGGAGCAGCCCTGATTATGGGCATGGCAACAGCCGTAGTAGAAGCCCCTATCGAAGAGAGCGAGGTAGCCCTGTTTACGGGCGTCGAAGCATTAGTCCCTACAGAAGAGAGAGGGATGATTCTGTGCCTGTTCATGTCAACAGCCGCAGTCCTAATCACAAAGAGCGGGGGAGAACCAACCGGTCTCCCTCCCATAGTCTCGAAGAAGGAGAGACTCAAAAAGGTCATGGATCTGACCTTAGTCCAGAAGAAGGGGAGAGGATAGACCCTAAAAAAGGTCCTAGGTTTGGCCATAGTCCCGAAGAGGGAGAGAGGATAGATCCTAGAAAAGGTCATGAATCTGACCATAGTCCTTATGTTGCTGTGAAGGGTAGCCCTGAAAATGGCCATTACCAGAGGCACAGTCCTGACACAATACGGAACCCCAGCCCTTACAAGGATTCTAGAGGGAGTCCTAGGCCTGATGCAAAAGGGAACCCCGGCCCATGCAATGATTATGGAGGGAGCCCAAATACTATGCCTGAACCCAGAGACAGTCCCAACTATGGTGGTCCTGAAAGTCCCATGCATGAACAAAG CCAGAGCCAGTCACCCCCTGCAGAAGAATGA
- the LOC127091301 gene encoding serine/arginine-rich splicing factor RS40 isoform X2: protein MEDERDADAAIRALDRIEFGRKGRRLRVEWTKQERGIRRPAERPKRSSANARPSKTLFVINFDTNHTRTRDLERHFEPYGKIVSVRIRRNFAFVQYESEDDASKALEATNMSKLLDRVISVEFAAKDDDVRRNGHSPERGRDRQRDRSLDGRRSPSPYRRERGSPDYGHGSSPYKRQRSSPDYGHGNSRSRSPYRRERGSPVYGRRSISPYRRERDDSVPVHVNSRSPNHKERGRTNRSPSHSLEEGETQKGHGSDLSPEEGERIDPKKGPRFGHSPEEGERIDPRKGHESDHSPYVAVKGSPENGHYQRHSPDTIRNPSPYKDSRGSPRPDAKGNPGPCNDYGGSPNTMPEPRDSPNYGGPESPMHEQSQSQSPPAEE, encoded by the exons ATGGAAGATGAGAGAGATGCTGATGCTGCAATTCGTGCTCTCGATCGGATAGAATTTGGTCGGAAGGGGCGTAGACTCCGTGTAGAATGGACAAAG CAAGAACGTGGCATTCGAAGGCCTGCTGAGCGCCCAAAAAGATCTTCAGCTAATGCGAGACCATCAAAGACCCTATTTGTAATTAATTTTGATACAAACCATACCAGAACAAGGGACTTGGAGAGGCACTTTGAGCCATATGGTAAGATAGTCAGTGTGAGGATCAGGAGGAATTTTGCATTTGTTCAGTATGAATCAGAAGATGATGCTTCCAAAGCCCTGGAAGCTACAAATATGAG CAAGTTGTTGGATCGGGTTATTTCAGTTGAATTTGCTGCCAAAGACGACGATGTCAGGCGAAATGGACATAGCCCGGAGAGAGGCCGTGATCGTCAGCGTGACAGAAGCCTTGATGGAAGGCGATCGCCCAGTCCTTATCGTAGAGAAAGGGGTAGTCCTGATTACGGCCATGGGTCTAGTCCATATAAGAGGCAGAGGAGCAGCCCTGATTATGGGCATGGCAACAGCCGTAGTAGAAGCCCCTATCGAAGAGAGCGAGGTAGCCCTGTTTACGGGCGTCGAAGCATTAGTCCCTACAGAAGAGAGAGGGATGATTCTGTGCCTGTTCATGTCAACAGCCGCAGTCCTAATCACAAAGAGCGGGGGAGAACCAACCGGTCTCCCTCCCATAGTCTCGAAGAAGGAGAGACTCAAAAAGGTCATGGATCTGACCTTAGTCCAGAAGAAGGGGAGAGGATAGACCCTAAAAAAGGTCCTAGGTTTGGCCATAGTCCCGAAGAGGGAGAGAGGATAGATCCTAGAAAAGGTCATGAATCTGACCATAGTCCTTATGTTGCTGTGAAGGGTAGCCCTGAAAATGGCCATTACCAGAGGCACAGTCCTGACACAATACGGAACCCCAGCCCTTACAAGGATTCTAGAGGGAGTCCTAGGCCTGATGCAAAAGGGAACCCCGGCCCATGCAATGATTATGGAGGGAGCCCAAATACTATGCCTGAACCCAGAGACAGTCCCAACTATGGTGGTCCTGAAAGTCCCATGCATGAACAAAG CCAGAGCCAGTCACCCCCTGCAGAAGAATGA
- the LOC127096971 gene encoding uncharacterized protein LOC127096971 isoform X1, giving the protein MDSSVTKSTFPIFTTNPFSLSKRSLIRPFKVSIKPPPPDFNYKLEISKESRAVIEESYPELLDLADNGSLVLVQKKRFGPVPSWRTEFVEPEYIWLIGTTHVSKESAMEVERVVKAVKPDNVVVELCRSRAGIMYADDDQLDKQLRSTMFSLSGTGFFGAIGRSINLGGQTALALRLLLAAFSSKISSDIDRPFGDEFRAARKVSEEIGAQIVLGDRPIEITLQRAWKALNWTQKLSLLRIVISGITSSSEISTNKLEKASSDDGTLQLYEQLSFSYPSLLPPLIHERDTYLAWSLKRSKAVNNCKRVVGVIGKGHMNGVIYSLLADTGDLRFRDLVGNNSSGGGSGGWIDGIVKSLVRDTVIGIVLWALYELINGGT; this is encoded by the exons ATGGATTCCTCCGTAACCAAATCCACCTTCCCAATTTTCACCACCAACCCATTTTCACTTTCCAAAAGATCCCTGATCAGACCCTTCAAAGTTTCCATCAAACCACCACCTCCAGACTTCAATTACAAGCTAGAGATTTCCAAAGAATCCAGAGCTGTCATAGAAGAATCTTACCCTGAGTTGCTTGATTTGGCTGACAATGGTAGCTTGGTTTTGGTACAGAAGAAGAGGTTTGGCCCGGTTCCTTCTTGGAGGACTGAGTTTGTTGAACCTGAATATATATGGCTGATTGGAACTACTCATGTTTCCAAAGAATCAGCTATGGAGGTTGAGCGTGTTGTGAAGGCTGTGAAGCCAGATAATGTAGTTGTTGAGCTTTGTAGAAGCAG AGCTGGGATCATGTATGCTGATGATGATCAGCTTGACAAACAGTTAAGGTCTACTATGTTTTCCTTAAGCGGAACAGGATTTTTTGGAGCAATCGGTCGTAGCATAAACCTTG GTGGTCAAACTGCTTTAGCATTGAGATTACTTTTGGCCGCGTTTTCATCAAAGATCTCTTCGGATATTGATCGCCCTTTTGGTGATGAG TTCCGTGCTGCTCGAAAAGTATCCGAGGAAATTGGTGCACAAATAGTTTTGGGAGATAGGCCAATTGAAATAACA CTTCAGAGAGCATGGAAGGCTTTGAATTGGACTCAAAAATTGAGTTTATTGAGAATAGTTATCAGTGGAATAACATCTTCATCAGAAATCTCTACGAATAAGCTCGAG AAAGCAAGTTCGGATGACGGTACACTTCAGCTCTATGAGCAACTGAGTTTTTCATATCCATCCCTGTTGCCACCGCTTATTCATGAACGAGATACT TATCTTGCATGGTCTCTAAAGAGGAGCAAAGCTGTGAATAACTGTAAAAGGGTGGTAGGTGTAATTGGAAAAGGTCACATGAATGGTGTTATATATTCACTGTTAGCTGATACCGGGGATTTGAGGTTTCGAGACCTTGTCGGAAACAATTCATCCGGTGGAGGTTCTGGTGGCTGGATTGATGGCATAGTCAAGAGTTTAGTGAGGGACACTGTGATTGGCATTGTCCTATGGGCTTTATATGAACTGATAAATGGTGGAACATAA
- the LOC127096971 gene encoding uncharacterized protein LOC127096971 isoform X2, with amino-acid sequence MYADDDQLDKQLRSTMFSLSGTGFFGAIGRSINLGGQTALALRLLLAAFSSKISSDIDRPFGDEFRAARKVSEEIGAQIVLGDRPIEITLQRAWKALNWTQKLSLLRIVISGITSSSEISTNKLEKASSDDGTLQLYEQLSFSYPSLLPPLIHERDTYLAWSLKRSKAVNNCKRVVGVIGKGHMNGVIYSLLADTGDLRFRDLVGNNSSGGGSGGWIDGIVKSLVRDTVIGIVLWALYELINGGT; translated from the exons ATGTATGCTGATGATGATCAGCTTGACAAACAGTTAAGGTCTACTATGTTTTCCTTAAGCGGAACAGGATTTTTTGGAGCAATCGGTCGTAGCATAAACCTTG GTGGTCAAACTGCTTTAGCATTGAGATTACTTTTGGCCGCGTTTTCATCAAAGATCTCTTCGGATATTGATCGCCCTTTTGGTGATGAG TTCCGTGCTGCTCGAAAAGTATCCGAGGAAATTGGTGCACAAATAGTTTTGGGAGATAGGCCAATTGAAATAACA CTTCAGAGAGCATGGAAGGCTTTGAATTGGACTCAAAAATTGAGTTTATTGAGAATAGTTATCAGTGGAATAACATCTTCATCAGAAATCTCTACGAATAAGCTCGAG AAAGCAAGTTCGGATGACGGTACACTTCAGCTCTATGAGCAACTGAGTTTTTCATATCCATCCCTGTTGCCACCGCTTATTCATGAACGAGATACT TATCTTGCATGGTCTCTAAAGAGGAGCAAAGCTGTGAATAACTGTAAAAGGGTGGTAGGTGTAATTGGAAAAGGTCACATGAATGGTGTTATATATTCACTGTTAGCTGATACCGGGGATTTGAGGTTTCGAGACCTTGTCGGAAACAATTCATCCGGTGGAGGTTCTGGTGGCTGGATTGATGGCATAGTCAAGAGTTTAGTGAGGGACACTGTGATTGGCATTGTCCTATGGGCTTTATATGAACTGATAAATGGTGGAACATAA